In Aspergillus nidulans FGSC A4 chromosome II, the genomic stretch GCCCTCCGTCACCTCCCTGCCCACCTTCCCGGAACTCCCGCTGCTCCTTGTCGACACGCGACAGGGCCGCTCCACTGCCGTTGAAGTCGCTAAAGTGGGAGCTTTGCGAAAAGAATGGCCAGTGGTAACCGAATCGATCCTTGATGCGATTGACAATGTAACCGCATCCGCCGAGAAAGTTATCCGAGAACCTAACCCTGAGGGCTTGTCTGAGAAAACTCTTCAGCAATTAGGCACCCTGATCCGGATCAACCATGGCTTTCTTGTCTCTCTTGGCGTATCCCATCCGCGACTAGAACGAATCCGCGAGCTCGTGGATTACGCCGACATTGGCTGGACGAAGTTGACCGGcgctggcggtggtggcTGTGCGATTACCTTGTTGCGCCCTGACCTAAATGATGATTCTCTCCGCCAACTTAAGAGTCAACTTCAGGACGAGAACTTTGGCATATACGAGACTACCCTTGGCGGTGACGGAGTGGGCGTGCTTTGGCCTGCTGTCCTCCGCAACGGAaccgacgaagaaggcggcgaggagattgaccAGCAAAAGTTTGAAAATGCCGTCGGCACCGAGGGTATTGAGCGTCTTGTTGGCGTTGGTGTCCAGGAGAAACGCGAGGGCTGGAAGTTCTGGAAGCGAGCTGTTGCTTGACGTTCCTTTTCACCCTAGCGTTCTACCCCTGCTACACTTGCCCATACTTCCCCATTCTCAACCCTTATACTACCATTTGCGCCCATATTATTTAATCCGCCCTAATCGCCTCTATctactcttctcttcatgtATAGTTTATAGCCTCATGGCACCGTGTGCATACTCTTTCTTTCGCCTTGTTCTTTTCCCCCCCGTTTTTTTTGCCTAGTCTTTCCATTTGCATTCGGATGCGGTGTTCTGTCGGTTCTAGCATATAGTGTATGGTACGTTGATTTGAAGGAGTGCGGGAGTGCTCTGTCTGACTTCGATGGATGTCCGTCCTATTTCGTATACTACATCCAATGATAACTTGCCATACTGCAATAACCAGCGAAAACCTCGTACCATAGTGAGAAAATGACTTACGATTTGCTGTTTCACGCCGTACATTCAATAATAATATCATGTCATGTCATGTCCTTCGTCAAGATGTGCCAACAGGTAGGCTCAAGCAGGGTAAATACAAGTCATAAACCCCCTGAATTATATCACTGGCCATTCCCCGAGACCAAAACGCCATTATCTGCCTGCTAGACAAACCAACCGAATGCAGACCCAGTAAACCGCATCAATTACTCCTCCCCGCCTACCCCATCGTTGTTTCCCACCCCTTCTCGATCATAACATCCATCCAATAGACATCTTTATCGCCCGCATCCATCCGCCGCCAGACCTCATTAACCAGGTCAAGACAAACAGTAATCGGTTTCGGCGGCAGCACATACTGAAGTGACGTGAGGCGCCCAAGAATAaacctccttgtccttgagaCGTCGAGGGCATGCGAGGAAACGCAGGGGCCATTCCCGTTGGCTGAGAGAGCGAGAGGgtcggaggaagatggagggagACGGAgctcgctgctggaggcgACAAGGAGGAGGGGCTGTAAGCAGCGGGTACGGGATTCGAGAGGTATGGATTTTAGGCGGGAGAGAGTTGTCAGGGCAAATTCGGTGAGCCAGGAGTCGTAGTAGGTAGGCGAGGATTGGTCTGGGGGTGGCTGTGGGCTAGGCGATGGTTGTGTGCAGGTTTCGTTGAGCCAGGGGTGGAATGGGTATCGTGTTGCTGAAGTTGTGGGGTGGGATTGCTGTGTAGGTGAATGGTGGTGTTGCTGTTGAACGGGAAGTCGCCGCTGCAGGAGATCGGGGAATGCACGGTAGAGTTGTAGCAGGCCTGTACAGCGGTAAACTTCGGCCATGGTAAGGAGATGCCAGACAGGGGTTTCGTCGTCCCCTGGACTGACAATTTCCGCTTCTGTGGGATGAGCGAGGGATAGGAGCCGTTCTTCGAGTTCTCGGGCTTTTTCGAGAGCTACCTGAGCGTTGACGATGTCGACTTGACATGTGAACCTTCGAGTTCGGATCCGTTTGCGCTCTGCTCTCACAAGTCGGCCAGCCTCCTGGACAGTAAACTGGGTGTCGCGCGCGATGCCTGTCCAGGGATGGGGTACGCGCTGCAAGACGAGGGAATCGGCTGTGCTGGAATTTGTTTTAGGCGCTGGTAGGACGGCCGCGTCGTCAGCGACGAAAGAAAGGAGCATCTCCCAATACACTAGAGCTTCCTCGAAGAACTGGTAGTTGTTACCGCGGTTCGTTGGGTTCGCTGccttggccagggcagcattATCCAAATGTCGTCGTAGATGGTTGAAGTAAGGAATGCCGAGATCTTTC encodes the following:
- a CDS encoding uncharacterized protein (transcript_id=CADANIAT00004835); the protein is MRRVKKSRNGCARCKSKRVKCGEEKPYCSRCVRLGVRCPGYVKTLRWVSNQASAGDGGLEPATDNDQVQFVPEFLSPRKADQLPQSQPQNHSENCLDLHRSPLPSDDYKLPDLDGLVGDDANDIDDLWDLQEPGSLPELTDLCPTSPNSAVSAGDQAANASAMEFASPASLGSDPWAFFSLAAPALQNQPRDFPGFDPSNIVRHYPPPSGVPSRPAPRDLTSIPQPLNNPSWTLIEYYFKEVAALFSSYDSQMNPFRSTVSRLWGSSLAMCRTMQSMAAATLVNDFPQFGPMGKKLRNEAIEIISKETTMDDKSLLALLMLGQTASWHDPKDLGIPYFNHLRRHLDNAALAKAANPTNRGNNYQFFEEALVYWEMLLSFVADDAAVLPAPKTNSSTADSLVLQRVPHPWTGIARDTQFTVQEAGRLVRAERKRIRTRRFTCQVDIVNAQVALEKARELEERLLSLAHPTEAEIVSPGDDETPVWHLLTMAEVYRCTGLLQLYRAFPDLLQRRLPVQQQHHHSPTQQSHPTTSATRYPFHPWLNETCTQPSPSPQPPPDQSSPTYYDSWLTEFALTTLSRLKSIPLESRTRCLQPLLLVASSSELRLPPSSSDPLALSANGNGPCVSSHALDVSRTRRFILGRLTSLQYVLPPKPITVCLDLVNEVWRRMDAGDKDVYWMDVMIEKGWETTMG